The Montipora capricornis isolate CH-2021 chromosome 1, ASM3666992v2, whole genome shotgun sequence genome contains a region encoding:
- the LOC138041001 gene encoding uncharacterized protein, whose translation MANASKGSIDLASLLRTNKVEALLATVLCAPGKCLVWTRFREDNSSWIINVSDGIDLWHLCLDQEQLDSHRELVEIDKYETYFARFKSDFESGAITLTRLPNKVTLTVGTGFPSLSYDLYEAKASEKKTELQTILFRLADEVSELTDQLKESSDSLEKLKNQKHGVATGSTIFDIPPKKANQTLPVKRKQGNSLINPGSRKESAVGVRNGNTTENSVHVSVLGSDQVLDIFKCENPTCEHLCTKTNKRYHCPLCNNKPQKPGRMRRHFEKMHSGKQIVQHGGYQMLRCKLKCTKTNGRVTDNSHYHCCLCGRVLVRKVHLYCHLQAHAVGSIREIDEMLDAKEDSEEGPLEDTEMDDENEDDTTLDTSQLTRLQGPEQDNVVALSSGTQVVFVQSLQDSETLTVLPLDEQSNTLALTQQAAGHAGCSNSVINSSNNLSAGLQVLSPGSSSLDSVQRQLPQGLTVKQVEAMLNQGGENTEHVLVATEHSESNLPNLREDEGGIQTYTTEGSRDIDMEADRGMPGHCMSKQVQDEAMEFEPCLQEADLHLPAASSNNITGSNMANVPSLGQSNIQLGQVEQAISSQAASQLITSTPDNTIQTSELRHSMVSPISKPLFDEEATSQHTQAPKAKPVRQDSLVLVDAASCPKEDDQVFKVLLNNLSPASSCVSHPSVLNEKDNLDIRRCRNTFCDCRLYHCPLCTCLPNKPGRIREHFKKIHAQDLVIRYQGFQMLRCKLGCSRPTGTKVLNSHYHCCICGTICIRKSGVYEHMRINHSSEPLKKYNLPSLSQDIQEKQVKHEAGPKPFVVQVPTIPAETSGIGNQPQVPPNQGAVPVSTTPQTVTVQLPQQGGGEGQGQQQLVILMPQQINQAQVQSPVPAQQPIVIVMPQTGGAQVAQPIVVPVPQISST comes from the exons ATGGCGAACGCTTCAAAAGGGTCCATAGATTTGGCCTCTCTTTTGAGGACAAATAAAGTGGAGGCACTTCTGGCTACGGTGCTTTGTGCTCCTGGAAAATGTCTGGTCTGGACACGGTTTCGTGAGGACAATTCTTCGTGGATTATCAA TGTGTCAGATGGAATTGACCTGTGGCACTTGTGCTTGGACCAGGAGCAACTGGATTCACAT AGAGAACTGGTGGAAATTGATAAATATGAAACTTACTTTGCAAGATTTAA gtcagattttgaaagtggtGCCATCACCTTAACAAGATTGCCAAACAAAGTGACTCTAACTGTTGGCACAGGGTTTCCATCTTTAAGTTATGACTTGTATGAAGCAAAGGCTAGCgagaagaaaacagaactgCAGACAATCCTCTTCAGATTAGCTGATGAAGTCTCTGAGCTCACTGATCAGTTAAAag AGTCATCAGATTCTTTAGAGAAATTGAAGAATCAAAAG CATGGAGTTGCAACGGGATCAACAATATTTG ATATTCCACCAAAGAAGGCAAACCAAACTCTTCCCGTTAAACGCAAGCAAGGCAACAGCCTCATCAATCCTGGAAGCAGAAA AGAATCTGCTGTAGGTGTCAGAAATGGTAACACCACAGAGAACAGTGTGCATGTCTCAGTGCTAGGAAGTGACCAAGTGCTGGATATCTTCAAATGCGAAAACCCAACTTGTGAGCACCTGTGTACAAAGACCAATAAGAGGTACCACTGTCCACTGTGCAACAATAAGCCACAGAAGCCGGGCCGCATGAGGAGacactttgaaaaaatgcattCTGGGAAGCAGATTGTACAGCATGGAG GTTACCAAATGCTCCGGTGCAAGCTGAAATGCACCAAAACAAATGGTCGCGTAACAGACAATTCTCATTATCACTGCTGCCTTTGTGGACGAGTGCTTGTGAGAAAGGTTCATCTTTACTGTCATCTGCAAGCCCATGCTGTTGGCAGCATACGTGAAATTGATGAAATGTTAGATGCAAAAGAAGATTCAGAAGAAGGACCTTTGGAAGATACAGAAATGGATGATGAGAATGAGGATGACACTACCTTGGATACGTCACAGCTCACAAGATTACAAGGCCCAGAGCAAGATAATGTTGTAGCTTTATCATCTGGAACACAG GTTGTATTTGTCCAGTCTCTTCAGGACAGTGAAACACTAACAGTTTTACCACTTGATGAACAATCAAACACTCTAGCATTGACACAACAAGCTGCAGGTCATGCTGGTTGCTCAAACAGTGTTATTAACTCTTCTAACAATCTGAGTGCAGGTCTTCAAGTGCTTTCTCCAGGTTCATCCAGTCTTGATTCAGTTCAACGTCAATTGCCACAAGGGCTGACAGTCAAACAAGTCGAAGCTATGTTGAATCAAG gtGGAGAAAATACTGAACATGTTCTGGTGGCAACAGAACACTCTGAGAGTAATCTTCCAAATCTTAGAGAAGATGAGGGAGGTATACAGACTTACACCACCGAGGGATCACGAGATATTGACATGGAGGCTGATCGTGGTATGCCAGGTCACTGCATGTCAAAACAGGTGCAGGATGAAGCTATGGAGTTTGAGCCATGCTTACAAGAAGCGGATCTTCATCTGCCTGCAGCTTCCAGTAATAACATCACTGGCAGTAATATGGCAAATGTGCCAAGCTTAGGGCAAAGTAACATTCAACTGGGACAAGTTGAACAAGCAATTTCAAGCCAAGCTGCATCCCAGTTGATCACATCAACCCCTGATAATACCATTCAAACATCAGAGTTAAGGCATTCCATGGTGAGCCCGATTAGCAAACCTCTGTTTGATGAAGAGGCTACTAGCCAACACACTCAGGCACCAAAGGCAAAGCCTGTGCGACAAGATTCACTGGTGTTAGTTGATGCAGCTTCATGTCCAAAGGAAGATGATCAGGTTTTCAAGGTTCTTCTCAACAACTTGTCTCCTGCTTCAAGTTGCGTCAGTCATCCATCAGTTCTAAATGAGAAGGATAATTTGGATATTCGTAGATGCAGAAACACCTTTTGTGATTGCAGATTATACCACTGTCCTCTGTGCACGTGTCTGCCAAACAAGCCGGGCAGGATAAGGGAACACTTTAAAAAGATTCATGCCCAAGATCTTGTCATCAGATATCAAG GTTTCCAGATGTTGCGTTGCAAGCTTGGTTGCTCTCGCCCAACTGGAACCAAAGTTTTAAACTCTCACTACCACTGTTGTATCTGTGGGACAATCTGCATCCGCAAGTCTGGTGTCTATGAGCACATGCGCATTAACCATTCTTCTGAGCCTTTAAAGAAATACAACCTGCCAAGTTTGTCACAGGACATTCAAGAGAAGCAGGTCAAGCATGAAGCAGGACCAAAACCTTTCGTGGTGCAAGTTCCCACAATTCCTGCAGAAACATCGGGGATTGGGAACCAACCCCAGGTCCCACCCAACCAAGGGGCGGTGCCAGTCAGCACTACGCCACAGACTGTTACAGTTCAGTTGCCTCAACAAGGAGGTGGCGAGGGTCAAGGTCAGCAACAACTTGTCATTCTTATGCCACAGCAGATTAATCAAGCACAGGTCCAGTCTCCGGTTCCAGCCCAGCAGCCTATAGTTATAGTCATGCCACAGACAGGAGGAGCCCAAGTGGCACAGCCGATCGTTGTACCTGTCCCTCAGATCTCAAGCACCTAA
- the LOC138049510 gene encoding zinc finger protein 862-like gives MEDLSVNSKNADIQGRARYIADKMKDVHFAAFCHFLADLFAILSRLSLQMQRNDIILPTVVSLLKESLVRIESLPSRPVPDGHLTQFLQATKTNQTFQGVVLKGSLEGKSKRGGTMTGSLQSEIQNAVNLSTKGLKERFNILLHAADSTEVERQPTRKEPEYGPREVLRDMLVFNVNAWPTRLSELMKHGRQEVQRLTNWFRVALERAGCKTKEINEQWVSLKIQVNSQFRKLDYVTLWQTLLTKVPYKEDFKDILHLVEILLVLPISAAQCERAVSAQNRIKSSTRAMLGVSVLEDLIRISSEGPPVADFDPAPAVARWFSRDKSKGERSRRPHFLNN, from the coding sequence ATGGAAGACCTGAGCGTTAATTCGAAGAATGCTGACATCCAGGGCCGAGCACGATACATCGCTGACAAAATGAAAgatgtccattttgctgcattttgccattttttagctgATTTATTTGCCATCTTAAGTCGGCTAAGTTTACAGATGCAGCGAAATGACATCATTCTACCAACAGTTGTGTCCCTTCTGAAGGAATCCCTGGTGCGCATTGAAAGCCTTCCGAGTCGTCCGGTTCCTGATGGCCATTTAACACAGTTCCTCCAAGCAACAAAAACCAATCAAACATTCCAGGGCGTTGTTCTGAAAGGCTCACTGGAAGGTAAATCGAAGCGGGGCGGAACCATGACAGGCAGCCTTCAGTCTGAAATCCAGAATGCAGTGAATCTTAGCACAAAAGGTCTCAAAGAGAGGTTTAACATTCTACTACATGCTGCCGACAGTACCGAGGTGGAGCGTCAACCTACCAGGAAAGAACCTGAATATGGCCCCAGAGAGGTTCTACGGGACATGCTGGTTTTTAATGTGAATGCCTGGCCCACACGTTTAAGTGAATTGATGAAACATGGAAGACAGGAGGTACAGCGATTGACCAACTGGTTCAGAGTAGCACTGGAGAGAGCAGGCtgcaaaactaaagaaatcaaCGAACAGTGGGTTTCCCTTAAAATTCAAGTCAACAGCCAGTTCCGCAAGCTGGACTACGTCACCCTTTGGCAAACCTTGCTGACGAAAGTCCCATACAAGGAGGACTTCAAAGATATCTTACATCTAGTAGAGATCCTTCTTGTTCTCCCGATTTCTGCGGCTCAGTGCGAGCGGGCTGTGTCAGCCCAGAATAGGATCAAGAGCAGCACCAGAGCAATGCTTGGTGTGTCCGTACTCGAAGACTTGATCCGTATATCGTCTGAGGGCCCACCTGTGGCTGACTTTGATCCAGCTCCCGcagttgctcgttggttttcaCGGGACAAGTCTAAAGGGGAACGCTCAAGACGACCACACTTTTTAAACAATTAA
- the LOC138040769 gene encoding transformer-2 protein homolog beta-like: MSDPEDREPSEEKEISERDDEGQGDGYNNAGSRSSHSRSRSRSRSKSSSRSHTVSPAYSRSRSRSRSGSRRRSRSRSRSRSRRRRSPSRSRSRSRSKKRRRSRSRSRSPYHSRHKRSRSTSPLSSRKRHVGSRDNPESSNCLGIFGLSLYTTERDLRQYFEKYGSVDSIQIVYDRQSGRSRGFGFVYYESTEDAREAKASTNGLEIDGRRIRVDYSITKRAHTPTPGVYMGKATQHRNYRKGHHDDYNRDKESYSRDRRSDNYGSGYGYRSRSRSYSPRRY, from the exons GAAATTAGTGAACGAGATGATGAGGGTCAAGGAGATGGTTACAACAACGCAGGATCAAGGTCATCACATTCAAGGTCTCGCTCAAGGTCCCGCTCTAAATCTTCCTCTAGATCCCATACCGTATCCCCAGCATACTCAAGATCAAGGTCACGCTCGCGTTCAGGCTCGAGGCGTAGATCCCGTTCAAGAAGCCGAAGCCGTTCAAGGAGACGGCGCTCTCCATCACGGAGTAGATCCCGTTCACGATCCAAAAAGAGGCGAAGATCCAGATCTCGATCCCGTAGCCCTTATCACTCCCGACACAAAAG GTCACGTAGCACATCTCCTCTTTCTTCTAGGAAACGTCATGTTGGAAGTCGg GATAACCCTGAATCAAGCAATTGTTTAGGCATTTTTGGATTAAGTTTGTACACAACTGAAAGAGATTTGAGACAATACTTCGAGAAGTATGGCAGCGTTGACTCAATCCAAATAGTCTATGATCGTCAA AGTGGTCGTTCCAGAGGATTTGGATTTGTCTATTACGAATCTACAGAGGATGCCAGAGAG GCTAAAGCAAGCACCAATGGTCTAGAAATCGATGGTCGGCGCATACGAGTTGATTACTCCATCACCAAACGAGCACACACTCCAACACCAGGTGTTTACATGGGAAAAGCTACACA GCATCGAAACTACCGCAAAGGTCACCATGACGATTATAACCGTGACAAAGAGTCCTATTCGAGGGATCGACGCAGTGACAACTATGGAAGCGGATATGGTTATCGTTCTCGCTCCAGGTCCTATTCACCAC GGCGTTACTGA